From the Malus domestica chromosome 17, GDT2T_hap1 genome, one window contains:
- the LOC139193455 gene encoding G-type lectin S-receptor-like serine/threonine-protein kinase At2g19130 yields MYWTSRPWTGKIFKYVPEIQLNYLVTNISYKSDEFGSYVSYDAVFPDIFVRYMLDISGQFRAYKWGKDYNQWTSFWLRPSEHCEVYGFCGASSICNQQQVPLCVCLEGFEPRAPKDWDLEDHTEGCVRKTPLECSTGSGGNDTFVVIPDLRFPENPETLAGKNIDECRSACLSDCSCTAFAYDSGCLVWKGDLFNVKQLKSDETVGRELYLRVAASEEPKVKRENKTFWIVIGVLGGLCGVLLVIVVIAKNECSGSGERSEADEGSLTMFKYRVLRNATKNFTEKLGEGGFGSVFRGTLKSYTAIAVKRLNCPKQADKQFLAEVRTLGKVQHINLVRLRGFCAETSKRFLVYDYMPNGSLESLLFQKSPIVLNWKTRYHIAVGTARGLAYLHHSCRECIIHCDIKPENILLDAEYAPKIADFGLAKLVSRDFSRVITTMQGTRGYIAPEWISGEAITAKADVFSYGMLCFEIISGRRNRDLLDDGLQNYFPTRVANVLTKGEDVDTLLDCRLEGNANKEEVMKACKVACWCIQDDENDRPTMGQVVQLLEGVIDLGIPPIPQFLDRFSKSLVESIHYHNISSSTASDSRRGYSSSITISGA; encoded by the coding sequence ATGTATTGGACCAGCCGGCCTTGGACAGGCAAGATTTTTAAGTATGTTCCGGAAATTCAGTTGAATTATTTGGTCACGAATATCAGCTATAAGTCCGATGAATTTGGGAGTTATGTTTCTTATGATGCTGTTTTCCCCGACATCTTTGTCCGGTACATGCTTGATATCTCCGGGCAGTTCAGGGCCTACAAGTGGGGGAAGGACTATAATCAGTGGACTTCATTTTGGTTGCGACCCTCCGAACATTGCGAGGTATATGGATTCTGCGGTGCTTCTAGTATTTGCAACCAGCAACAAGTGCCTCTTTGTGTATGCTTGGAAGGGTTTGAACCGCGAGCTCCAAAAGACTGGGACTTGGAGGATCACACGGAAGGGTGCGTGAGGAAAACCCCTTTAGAATGCAGTACAGGCAGTGGAGGAAATGACACATTTGTGGTGATACCCGATTTGCGCTTCCCAGAGAATCCCGAGACTTTAGCAGGTAAGAACATCGATGAGTGTAGATCGGCGTGCTTGAGTGATTGCTCGTGTACAGCGTTTGCTTATGACAGTGGGTGTTTAGTTTGGAAAGGGGATTTGTTCAATGTAAAACAACTTAAATCTGATGAGACAGTCGGCAGAGAGTTGTATCTTCGGGTTGCAGCATCAGAGGAACCAAAGGTGAAGAGAGAGAATAAAACCTTTTGGATTGTCATTGGAGTACTTGGAGGTTTGTGTGGTGTTTTACTGGTTATTGTGGTAATTGCCAAGAATGAATGTTCCGGTTCTGGGGAAAGGTCTGAGGCAGATGAAGGCTCTTTGACAATGTTCAAGTACCGGGTTCTAAGAAACGCAACCAAGAACTTTACTGAAAAACTTGGGGAAGGAGGCTTTGGTTCTGTTTTCAGAGGGACACTGAAGAGTTATACCGCCATCGCAGTGAAGAGGCTTAACTGTCCAAAGCAAGCAGATAAGCAATTTCTTGCAGAAGTGAGGACTCTTGGAAAGGTCCAGCACATTAATCTTGTTCGTCTCCGCGGATTTTGTGCAGAAACTTCAAAAAGATTCTTGGTTTATGATTACATGCCAAATGGTTCTCTAGAATCTCTTTTGTTCCAGAAGAGTCCGATTGTCTTGAATTGGAAAACTAGATATCACATTGCAGTTGGGACTGCAAGAGGACTTGCATATCTTCATCATAGTTGCAGAGAATGCATCATACACTGTGACATCAAACCTGAAAATATTCTGTTGGATGCAGAATATGCCCCCAAAATAGCTGATTTTGGTCTTGCAAAGCTCGTGAGCAGAGACTTCAGCCGGGTAATTACAACCATGCAAGGGACAAGAGGGTATATTGCTCCGGAATGGATATCAGGAGAAGCTATCACAGCAAAAGCCGATGTCTTTAGCTACGGAATGTTGTGTTTTGAGATCATATCAGGAAGGAGAAACAGAGATCTTTTGGATGATGGGTTGCAAAACTACTTCCCCACTCGTGTTGCAAATGTATTAACGAAAGGAGAAGATGTCGATACCTTGTTGGATTGCAGGTTAGAAGGTAATGCAAACAAAGAAGAAGTGATGAAAGCATGCAAAGTAGCTTGTTGGTGCATTCAAGATGACGAGAACGATAGGCCGACAATGGGGCAAGTTGTTCAACTTCTGGAAGGAGTCATAGATCTCGGCATACCTCCTATCCCACAGTTCCTCGACCGGTTTTCAAAGAGTCTAGTTGAGTCCATACATTACCATAACATTTCTTCCAGTACTGCTTCGGATTCAAGGCGTGGCTACTCGAGTAGTATTACTATATCTGGAGCTTAA